A genome region from Ligilactobacillus cholophilus includes the following:
- a CDS encoding phage holin → MNNADLITQIIVAVAGVVTPAICVYVANLIKKYIPQKSLLQALEQFAKDVVVLAEQTGVKDDYLDKKKFAICKLQEMLESAGFSKQDEDLLSGCIEHAYCELKDEIESVYKDDHDDKVYSLSETTDANGNIKSELNGGKNSEEK, encoded by the coding sequence ATGAATAATGCAGATTTAATAACTCAAATTATTGTTGCTGTGGCAGGTGTTGTAACGCCTGCCATTTGTGTATATGTAGCAAATTTAATTAAGAAATATATTCCCCAAAAATCATTATTACAAGCACTTGAACAATTTGCAAAAGATGTGGTTGTCTTAGCTGAACAAACTGGTGTTAAAGATGATTATTTAGATAAGAAGAAATTTGCAATTTGTAAATTACAGGAAATGTTAGAAAGTGCTGGATTTAGTAAACAAGATGAAGATTTACTATCTGGTTGCATTGAGCATGCTTATTGCGAATTGAAAGATGAAATCGAATCAGTTTACAAAGATGACCATGATGATAAGGTGTATTCATTATCAGAAACAACAGATGCAAATGGAAATATAAAAAGCGAATTAAATGGAGGTAAGAATAGTGAAGAAAAGTAA
- a CDS encoding GH25 family lysozyme, whose protein sequence is MKKSKLIMGTAMLAGLIFGSGVVNAARTDMVDVSNHNGNMTVAEYVSMRNNYGVKAVTAKISEGTYYHDPYAANNIKNVQAAGLYINGYYFCRYTSVEDAKAEAEYAVKMAKQDGLPVNAVLCADIEASQQRGLGTYTNSLAIEAMKQIIENAGYRFDVYSMASWGDSIIPWKYMGWIASYPNNVSKDLYTKGHAWQWTDKQQFKDSYGGFDTSQLYDNYYTGGQDKNAVISNGDTTDVSHVNGNNNNKPSQDKNMTATSGNNNQYQNEDYAQNGVFTANTTLNIRTAPSISASIVGSYAPGESLVYDHVYIKGKYVWLRYMSYSGSYHYVCAGILGGEEYGTRQAYSVAKTYTVKSGDTLSGIAQKLDVSISYLTSKNGINNANLIYVGEMLKY, encoded by the coding sequence GTGAAGAAAAGTAAATTAATCATGGGTACAGCAATGTTAGCTGGATTAATATTTGGTAGTGGCGTAGTTAATGCTGCACGAACAGATATGGTTGACGTATCGAACCATAATGGAAATATGACTGTTGCTGAATATGTTTCGATGAGAAATAATTATGGAGTTAAAGCAGTAACAGCAAAAATTAGTGAAGGTACTTATTATCATGATCCATATGCTGCAAATAATATTAAAAATGTTCAAGCAGCTGGATTATATATCAATGGCTACTATTTCTGTCGTTATACTTCAGTTGAAGATGCTAAAGCAGAAGCAGAATATGCGGTTAAAATGGCAAAACAAGATGGTTTACCAGTTAATGCTGTTTTATGTGCAGATATTGAAGCTAGCCAACAACGTGGTTTAGGAACATATACAAACTCATTAGCGATTGAAGCAATGAAACAAATCATTGAAAATGCAGGTTATAGATTTGATGTTTATTCAATGGCTTCATGGGGTGATAGCATAATTCCATGGAAATACATGGGATGGATTGCATCATATCCAAATAATGTTTCAAAAGATTTGTATACTAAAGGGCACGCATGGCAATGGACTGATAAACAACAATTCAAAGATAGCTATGGTGGATTTGATACAAGTCAATTGTATGATAATTACTATACTGGTGGTCAAGATAAGAACGCTGTTATTTCTAATGGAGATACAACAGATGTTTCTCATGTTAATGGAAACAACAATAATAAACCTAGCCAAGATAAGAATATGACAGCAACAAGTGGCAATAATAATCAATATCAAAATGAAGATTATGCTCAAAATGGAGTGTTCACAGCAAATACGACATTAAATATTCGTACTGCACCAAGTATATCAGCAAGTATTGTTGGATCTTATGCACCTGGAGAAAGTCTGGTGTACGATCACGTTTACATTAAAGGTAAATATGTATGGTTGCGTTATATGAGTTACAGCGGAAGTTATCATTACGTTTGTGCTGGAATCTTAGGCGGTGAAGAATATGGCACACGCCAAGCATACTCAGTAGCTAAAACATACACAGTTAAGAGTGGCGATACATTAAGTGGCATTGCCCAAAAGTTAGATGTCTCAATATCTTATTTAACAAGTAAAAATGGCATTAACAATGCTAACTTGATTTATGTTGGAGAAATGTTAAAATACTAA
- a CDS encoding glycoside hydrolase family 113, with amino-acid sequence MKTLKIINDNDIFKVDETGTLIPFQAFENDHRISFTEDDKIEFKIKNKTGFVLTATGEASAGGAVVNLKTSDLENLTPDDYFCELWVTNTKGINIYPDKGFVQFIINENCLKVEGEILPEISLSDFTKQFDDYVKSVKQGPQGIQGVQGPKGDKGDKGAAGAITTVKSVKSILDLFSKYYQIDASRSSVGVSDHNYYDPNNLTLYNYNYIGESTAYYPYNSDKGGSATLSPIPLDKGCQNSGIQIDFDLVTTADGGTFTVVLPDFPSASLPENTIKTGTNHYSFFAQIGSVADSAYFVNMGLKLSGYSGTLGMKNLVVRVNNSFVDYEKTYNGMTNAINNVIVNKSDTDELDLFNSGLFDSIKPYLTEKDNLSNSIEQALHETITNTNDLINATNNNLSKFASSSMVMSPTNIKGGNVSAFGNMDYNEIQNQGEALNLNTITVSLLVRCDSATSSTLTVTDNDWAKVKADVAALKQRGFKILIQPYPYIADGAIAEVDWNPSDTTTWFTNYSTILQQIAEYAQSENLYGMYVATNLVHLEQYEDKWVSIIQNVKKTYSGKVFFRTNWWKTASWAPETVTAYQATLNRTFWQYVDVIAIAAYFEVTDEQNPSSETLQKELHSTEIYDRKQDIVIEIKNFHDKWNKPVFFGELGLPPYSNAPSKPYDNQMDKTSKYSEVVQSNWFDAWYTVFSQFDWWLGYSIFEIGSNSSYNPYGKMASSTIRMQVFGGENKPTSTISKDIPSVPTKGDIWFVSDNSNNIIGIKQWNGTDWIQFNFKLN; translated from the coding sequence ATGAAAACTCTAAAAATAATCAACGACAATGATATTTTTAAAGTTGACGAAACAGGAACATTAATTCCATTTCAAGCTTTTGAGAATGATCATCGAATATCTTTTACCGAAGATGATAAAATTGAATTTAAAATAAAAAACAAGACAGGATTTGTTTTAACTGCGACTGGTGAAGCTAGTGCAGGCGGTGCGGTTGTTAATTTAAAAACGTCAGATTTAGAAAATTTAACACCAGATGATTATTTTTGTGAGTTGTGGGTAACTAACACTAAAGGCATTAATATTTATCCAGATAAAGGTTTTGTTCAATTCATAATTAATGAGAACTGTTTAAAAGTTGAAGGGGAAATCTTGCCAGAGATTTCCCTTTCTGATTTCACAAAACAATTTGATGACTATGTTAAATCCGTAAAGCAAGGACCACAAGGAATTCAAGGAGTTCAAGGTCCAAAAGGTGACAAGGGAGATAAAGGCGCTGCTGGGGCAATTACAACGGTTAAAAGTGTAAAATCTATCCTTGATTTATTTAGTAAATATTATCAAATTGACGCTAGTCGTTCGAGTGTAGGTGTTTCAGATCATAATTATTATGACCCAAATAATTTAACGTTGTATAACTATAATTATATAGGCGAAAGTACAGCATATTATCCATATAATTCTGATAAAGGCGGAAGTGCAACATTAAGTCCAATACCACTTGATAAAGGTTGTCAAAACAGTGGTATTCAAATTGATTTTGATTTGGTTACAACTGCTGATGGTGGGACATTTACGGTTGTGTTACCTGATTTTCCAAGTGCCTCACTTCCTGAAAACACAATCAAGACTGGTACAAATCACTATTCATTCTTCGCACAAATCGGCTCGGTTGCAGATTCAGCTTATTTCGTCAACATGGGACTTAAATTGAGTGGATATAGTGGAACATTAGGTATGAAGAACCTTGTGGTTCGCGTTAATAATTCATTTGTTGATTATGAAAAAACATATAATGGCATGACAAATGCAATTAATAACGTGATTGTAAATAAATCCGATACTGATGAATTAGATTTATTTAATAGTGGATTATTTGATAGTATCAAACCTTATTTGACAGAAAAAGATAATCTATCAAACAGCATAGAACAAGCGTTGCATGAAACGATTACCAATACCAATGATTTAATCAATGCTACAAACAACAACCTTTCAAAGTTTGCTAGTTCATCAATGGTTATGAGTCCAACTAATATTAAAGGTGGAAATGTTAGTGCATTCGGCAACATGGATTATAACGAAATTCAAAATCAAGGCGAAGCATTAAATTTAAATACTATCACAGTATCACTTTTAGTTCGTTGCGATAGTGCTACTAGTTCAACCTTGACCGTTACTGATAATGATTGGGCAAAGGTAAAAGCAGACGTTGCAGCATTAAAGCAGCGTGGATTTAAGATTTTAATTCAACCATATCCATATATTGCAGATGGGGCTATTGCTGAGGTCGATTGGAATCCTAGCGATACAACAACATGGTTTACTAATTACTCAACGATTTTACAACAAATCGCAGAATATGCACAATCTGAAAATCTTTACGGAATGTACGTAGCTACTAACCTTGTACATCTTGAACAGTACGAAGATAAGTGGGTATCAATTATTCAAAATGTCAAGAAAACATATTCAGGTAAAGTATTTTTTAGAACAAACTGGTGGAAAACAGCAAGTTGGGCTCCTGAAACTGTTACAGCATATCAAGCTACATTAAACAGAACATTTTGGCAATACGTTGATGTAATTGCGATTGCTGCTTATTTTGAAGTAACTGATGAACAAAATCCAAGTTCAGAAACATTACAGAAAGAACTTCACTCAACTGAAATCTATGATCGTAAACAAGATATTGTTATTGAAATTAAGAATTTTCATGATAAATGGAACAAACCAGTATTCTTTGGGGAGTTAGGTTTACCACCATATTCAAACGCTCCATCTAAACCATATGATAATCAAATGGATAAAACTTCTAAATATAGTGAAGTAGTCCAATCTAATTGGTTTGACGCATGGTATACAGTATTTAGTCAATTCGATTGGTGGTTAGGGTATTCCATTTTTGAAATTGGTTCAAACAGTTCATATAATCCATACGGTAAAATGGCAAGCTCAACCATTAGAATGCAGGTATTTGGTGGCGAAAATAAACCAACAAGTACGATTAGTAAAGACATTCCAAGTGTTCCTACTAAAGGAGATATTTGGTTTGTAAGTGATAATTCAAATAATATTATTGGAATTAAACAATGGAATGGTACAGATTGGATTCAATTTAATTTTAAATTAAATTAA
- a CDS encoding XkdX family protein, which produces MYTMYDCIKEQWQWGCYTDPSQLDIYVQVGWITKEQKEEIVHSTDTSTNNPTATNV; this is translated from the coding sequence ATGTATACAATGTATGACTGTATTAAAGAACAATGGCAATGGGGTTGCTATACTGATCCTAGTCAATTAGATATATATGTTCAAGTTGGTTGGATTACAAAAGAACAAAAAGAAGAAATCGTACACAGTACAGATACTTCTACAAATAATCCAACAGCTACTAATGTTTAA
- a CDS encoding phage tail domain-containing protein, producing MQIFSKRNDKPHAYKFGEYQNQLAFDPIEISISSDAKNWISNFDVSDLMGIHLTEFEWLNPVTADSYSVLGMRNGQILTGSRYEQRDMTLSFYTFLRDEIDQKLALKALTDYFAKAEPYWITFDNAGYRMYKVKFKSLTPTYIGTHYMTINVVLNNLTGVSQSVVSTQNITEKMAFGLGYDGLQQMNYDFQSSSFTVFNPGDLEIDPVIQDDYLLLTIRANGKPSITNTDTGDTFTFNDSLNKDRELTLNGVNPFLDSINCGIQTNNGIIRLKKGDNHFTVSGCNDCLISFDFYPKYLN from the coding sequence ATGCAAATTTTTTCAAAGCGGAATGATAAACCACATGCTTATAAGTTTGGAGAATATCAAAATCAACTTGCGTTTGATCCAATTGAAATTTCAATTAGTTCAGACGCTAAAAATTGGATATCTAATTTTGATGTTTCAGATTTAATGGGAATTCATTTAACTGAATTTGAATGGCTTAATCCAGTAACTGCTGATAGTTATTCGGTTTTAGGAATGAGAAATGGACAAATATTGACTGGATCAAGATATGAGCAAAGAGATATGACTTTATCATTTTATACTTTTTTGCGTGATGAAATAGATCAAAAATTAGCATTAAAAGCATTAACTGATTACTTTGCAAAAGCTGAACCATATTGGATAACGTTTGATAATGCAGGTTATCGAATGTATAAAGTTAAGTTTAAATCGCTTACTCCAACTTATATTGGAACACACTATATGACAATAAATGTGGTATTGAATAATCTAACAGGAGTTTCACAAAGCGTTGTTTCTACTCAAAATATAACTGAAAAAATGGCATTTGGATTAGGATATGACGGTTTACAACAAATGAATTATGATTTTCAATCAAGTTCATTTACTGTATTTAATCCAGGTGATTTGGAAATTGATCCTGTGATTCAAGATGATTATTTATTATTAACAATTAGAGCTAATGGAAAGCCTTCAATTACAAATACAGATACAGGCGATACATTTACGTTTAATGATTCTTTAAATAAAGATAGAGAATTAACTTTAAACGGTGTTAATCCATTTTTAGATAGTATAAATTGTGGCATACAAACGAATAATGGAATTATTAGATTAAAGAAAGGCGATAATCATTTCACAGTGTCTGGATGTAATGATTGTTTAATTTCTTTTGATTTTTATCCTAAGTATTTAAACTAA
- a CDS encoding tape measure protein: protein MSTVVEKEFVWRFVDEVTAGLRQAQSVMEQTLSVFRSAGSIANESTSGLENFGDSAKEMSEKIKNSTNDCKEDINKIKKSVDDLPKNKTTKIDTKANTEGINKAKEEINKIPSKKTTTLNSKADTNDAKKFNNEIKLTPKQRITKLLANAKTSVINSFKRSIDDVPKKHTTDLDANPTGESKIKSFGETLKGTALGMGVYNAAMKVGSEVSNEFAGAISRYDTLNNYPKVLKSMGASANDANTSMKTLKNGVDGLPTSLDSVAKASQRFLPMSKNANDAAKSALALNDAFLASGASSEDASRGLEQYTQMLSSGKVDLESWKTLEETMPASLKKVSESFGIAGGSAQGLYQKLQSGQISVKQLNQRFQELDKGTKGFHETAKSATGGIGTAFENMGNRMKAAIQEAMGGFDKFVQKLTGKSIARNINDLTSKFSEFGKKAGEALSSLGDYLKPLTPAFQALGLIIGTVFKSAVKPIQDIAKALGDMFKNVKDSKAFDDISKSLQGIAKNKTALEGIGKAVTTMIAAFAGAKALSSTFTMISKGIGVFMTLGKAISNIKSFAGALSILQFGLKGLVSALGGIPGVIAIVVGAFVTLYNVNPKFKKFIDDIVKNVKDFAKNFVNGFKTAFDNVSKFFKGDLGWQKALEKNLSKIGNSISKAVKPWIKPIQNCFSDIGKIISKDVVVWEKNIDKFVKSVTKFFSSLGKDISSVWNTITKNIDKGIKGIQKVINPVLNTISKEWNKVWNGLANTISNVMKNISKFVTQHMGNIKDIINSGVKIIKTIWDTIWKQIENVFKLVWDSIFHTSKVIHDIRNIIDTQIKAIQTIWKNAWNIIKNYFEMVWDAIKDIANSAINGVKNVISNVVKSIQSVWNNIWNAIKDFFGGIWDGIKTAAKNYVEAVHDAIKGTLDKISDTWHSMWQGLSDFFGGIWDNIKKFAQDGINGILKVINAGIDGIDAVWKFFTGHETSIHHLKPVKFAQGGIVERSLSMVNDGAGSNWKELIEEPDGNMFMASERNAVLPLKPGTRVYSGEETHQIMSALGVEHYATGGVVGNNGIKHYKDGGIVSDVIDWGAHELKDFGSWIKDKWDAITKFLKHPIENTKAIISKAITEPLNKLSNSNMVDLGKGIFDKLTNPIADWFKKGLEDVKKKHDEESVGGFGNIKDMKNSADLKKLVKAALEANGLSTSDDMIARVMRQIATESGGNAHAVQPGADPDGDGSGPALGLMQTKRATFNAYKAPGHDDIFNAYDNLLAALNYAKHTYGPSLSFLGNGHGYSTGGHIMGQELAWIGDNPEHEEFVINPYAPSARPLLKQAMERTQAVQPVSQTETASQEQHDSYGERIIELLEAILMKDSYVNLDDASQKLRNHDAQVLRMTNMQRGV from the coding sequence ATGTCAACAGTTGTCGAAAAAGAATTTGTTTGGCGGTTTGTTGATGAAGTAACAGCTGGTTTAAGACAAGCACAATCAGTTATGGAACAAACTTTATCAGTTTTTCGTTCTGCTGGTTCGATTGCCAACGAAAGTACTAGTGGATTAGAAAATTTTGGTGATTCTGCTAAAGAAATGTCAGAAAAAATCAAAAATTCAACGAATGATTGTAAAGAAGATATTAATAAAATCAAAAAGTCAGTTGATGATCTTCCTAAAAATAAAACTACTAAAATTGATACAAAAGCTAATACAGAAGGTATTAATAAAGCTAAAGAAGAAATCAATAAGATTCCTTCTAAGAAAACAACAACATTAAATTCTAAAGCTGATACAAATGATGCTAAGAAATTCAATAATGAGATTAAACTAACGCCTAAGCAACGGATAACTAAATTGTTAGCAAATGCTAAAACTAGCGTTATCAATTCGTTCAAACGGTCAATCGACGATGTACCTAAAAAACATACAACAGATTTAGATGCTAATCCAACTGGAGAAAGTAAGATTAAATCATTTGGTGAAACTTTAAAAGGTACAGCATTAGGAATGGGCGTTTATAATGCAGCAATGAAAGTTGGTTCTGAAGTATCTAATGAATTTGCTGGAGCAATTAGTCGTTATGATACGTTGAACAATTACCCCAAAGTACTTAAATCTATGGGAGCAAGTGCTAATGATGCTAATACTTCAATGAAAACTTTAAAAAATGGTGTTGATGGCTTACCTACATCACTTGATTCAGTAGCAAAAGCTTCACAGAGATTTTTACCAATGAGTAAAAATGCTAATGATGCTGCTAAATCAGCTTTAGCTTTAAATGATGCCTTTCTTGCTAGTGGTGCTAGTTCAGAAGATGCAAGCCGTGGCTTGGAACAATATACACAAATGTTGAGTTCAGGAAAAGTTGACCTTGAGTCATGGAAAACACTTGAAGAAACTATGCCTGCTTCCTTAAAGAAAGTTTCTGAATCTTTTGGTATTGCAGGTGGTTCAGCACAAGGCTTATATCAAAAATTGCAAAGTGGTCAAATATCAGTTAAACAATTAAATCAACGTTTTCAAGAATTAGATAAAGGAACAAAAGGTTTTCACGAAACTGCTAAAAGTGCAACTGGTGGAATTGGTACAGCTTTTGAAAATATGGGTAATCGAATGAAAGCCGCAATTCAAGAAGCTATGGGCGGATTTGATAAATTTGTTCAAAAATTAACAGGAAAGTCAATTGCTAGAAATATTAATGATTTAACATCTAAGTTCTCTGAGTTTGGTAAAAAAGCTGGAGAAGCATTATCCTCTTTAGGAGATTATCTGAAACCATTAACACCTGCATTTCAAGCTTTAGGTTTAATTATCGGCACTGTATTTAAAAGTGCAGTTAAGCCAATTCAAGATATCGCTAAAGCTTTAGGAGATATGTTTAAAAATGTAAAAGATAGTAAAGCTTTTGATGATATTTCTAAGTCTTTGCAAGGAATTGCAAAAAATAAGACTGCACTTGAAGGTATTGGTAAAGCAGTTACTACTATGATTGCAGCATTTGCTGGTGCGAAAGCTCTCAGTTCAACATTCACAATGATTTCTAAAGGTATTGGCGTATTTATGACCTTGGGTAAAGCGATTAGCAATATTAAAAGTTTTGCAGGAGCTTTATCAATTTTGCAATTTGGATTAAAAGGTCTAGTTTCTGCTTTAGGTGGTATTCCTGGAGTTATTGCAATTGTTGTTGGTGCATTTGTAACTTTATATAATGTTAATCCAAAATTCAAAAAGTTCATTGATGACATTGTAAAAAATGTAAAGGATTTTGCCAAAAATTTCGTAAATGGTTTTAAAACCGCTTTTGATAATGTTAGCAAATTTTTCAAAGGCGATTTAGGATGGCAAAAAGCTTTAGAGAAAAATTTGAGTAAGATAGGTAATTCTATTAGTAAAGCTGTAAAACCATGGATTAAACCTATTCAAAATTGTTTTTCTGACATTGGAAAAATAATTAGTAAAGATGTAGTGGTGTGGGAAAAGAATATTGATAAATTTGTTAAAAGTGTAACTAAATTCTTTTCTTCTTTAGGAAAAGATATTTCTTCTGTTTGGAATACAATTACTAAAAATATTGATAAAGGAATTAAAGGAATTCAAAAAGTAATTAATCCAGTATTAAATACTATTTCTAAGGAATGGAATAAAGTATGGAATGGCTTAGCAAATACTATTTCTAATGTGATGAAAAATATATCTAAATTTGTTACACAACATATGGGTAATATTAAGGATATTATTAACTCTGGTGTAAAGATAATAAAAACTATTTGGGATACTATTTGGAAGCAAATTGAAAATGTATTCAAATTAGTTTGGGATTCAATTTTTCATACATCAAAAGTGATTCACGATATTAGAAACATTATTGATACACAAATCAAGGCCATTCAAACAATTTGGAAGAATGCTTGGAATATTATAAAAAATTACTTTGAAATGGTTTGGGATGCAATTAAGGATATTGCTAATTCTGCTATTAATGGCGTTAAGAATGTTATTTCTAATGTTGTGAAAAGCATTCAAAGTGTTTGGAATAATATTTGGAATGCAATCAAGGACTTTTTTGGCGGAATCTGGGATGGAATTAAAACAGCTGCTAAAAATTATGTTGAGGCAGTTCATGATGCTATTAAGGGTACTTTAGATAAAATCAGCGATACTTGGCATTCTATGTGGCAAGGATTAAGTGATTTCTTTGGTGGCATTTGGGATAATATTAAAAAATTTGCTCAAGATGGTATTAATGGCATATTGAAGGTTATTAATGCTGGTATTGATGGAATTGATGCAGTTTGGAAATTCTTTACTGGTCACGAAACTAGCATTCATCATTTAAAGCCTGTTAAATTTGCTCAAGGTGGTATTGTTGAAAGAAGTTTATCAATGGTTAATGATGGTGCTGGTTCAAACTGGAAGGAATTAATTGAAGAACCAGATGGTAACATGTTCATGGCTAGTGAACGTAATGCAGTATTACCATTAAAACCAGGAACGAGAGTTTATAGTGGTGAAGAAACTCATCAAATTATGAGTGCTTTAGGTGTTGAACATTATGCAACTGGTGGTGTTGTTGGAAATAATGGAATTAAACATTATAAAGACGGCGGAATTGTCAGTGATGTAATTGATTGGGGTGCTCATGAATTAAAAGATTTTGGTTCATGGATTAAAGACAAATGGGATGCAATTACTAAGTTTTTGAAACATCCAATTGAAAATACAAAAGCAATTATCAGCAAAGCAATCACTGAGCCACTTAACAAATTAAGTAATTCTAATATGGTTGATCTTGGTAAAGGTATATTTGATAAATTAACAAATCCAATTGCTGACTGGTTTAAAAAAGGCTTAGAGGATGTTAAAAAGAAACATGATGAAGAGTCTGTTGGCGGATTTGGAAATATTAAAGATATGAAAAACAGTGCTGACTTAAAAAAACTTGTTAAAGCAGCACTAGAAGCAAATGGCTTATCTACTAGTGATGATATGATTGCTCGTGTTATGCGTCAAATTGCTACTGAATCTGGTGGAAATGCTCATGCTGTACAACCAGGGGCTGATCCTGATGGTGATGGTTCGGGTCCCGCTTTGGGTTTGATGCAAACAAAACGTGCTACATTCAACGCTTATAAAGCTCCAGGTCATGATGATATTTTTAATGCTTATGATAACTTACTTGCTGCGTTAAATTATGCTAAACACACATATGGTCCAAGTCTTAGTTTCTTAGGTAATGGACATGGTTATTCTACTGGCGGACATATTATGGGGCAAGAATTAGCTTGGATTGGTGATAATCCAGAACATGAAGAATTTGTAATTAATCCTTATGCACCATCGGCACGACCACTACTTAAACAAGCAATGGAAAGAACACAAGCTGTTCAACCAGTTTCTCAAACTGAAACGGCGAGTCAAGAACAACATGATTCATATGGTGAACGTATTATTGAATTACTTGAAGCTATTTTGATGAAAGATAGTTATGTAAATCTTGATGATGCAAGTCAGAAGTTAAGAAATCATGATGCACAAGTATTAAGAATGACTAATATGCAAAGGGGTGTTTAA
- a CDS encoding prophage endopeptidase tail family protein produces MFKIPTLTISDSKFQTRERLPVADLQKSFKETWNKNDTWTITFSIMEQQKYAKAIKLISSENIITYNGQEFIIKQSNREMSNGISTYTVTATHRYFNDANNIRKNDQYSGSKTWNFQDAVSFYCNGNDQGISTEFHGNFPTVQIENLGNSSFLKFGQDYFNSFNAVIIPNNRRWIFYSYDEFKKKNGKKIIYQHDSENLKMNMDSTSIVNECRCLGKPIENSNPQKYSVDFIWRNQDSIDNWGIHRGDVVSDERFTDQNSMSDYENKHQQIEPNITLEVSSFNRKDFDMGEEILLMIPSIKWSTKVVLNHYERNPFLEYDVPVLQFDNTNLSLRDVNVALHDQIENVRNSTTLMGIQGDYSSDTMTIDLTGKYIGKLTLNLNGNIVYVSFNTISLIANTTLVTVKTPFIPKEKRQGTFYANSDQFYIVSYTIDVNGNININSINTLSGQSIDEISDKDNLIICSFNYLI; encoded by the coding sequence ATGTTTAAAATTCCTACATTAACAATCAGTGATAGTAAGTTCCAGACACGAGAAAGATTACCAGTTGCTGATTTACAAAAAAGTTTTAAGGAAACTTGGAATAAAAATGATACATGGACAATTACTTTTTCCATTATGGAACAACAAAAATATGCTAAAGCAATTAAGTTAATTTCGTCTGAAAATATCATAACTTATAATGGTCAAGAATTTATTATTAAGCAATCAAATCGAGAGATGAGTAATGGTATTAGTACTTATACAGTTACAGCAACTCATCGATACTTTAATGATGCAAATAATATTAGAAAAAATGATCAATATTCAGGATCTAAAACATGGAACTTTCAAGATGCAGTTAGTTTTTATTGTAATGGTAATGATCAAGGTATTTCTACGGAATTTCATGGGAATTTTCCAACAGTTCAAATTGAAAATTTAGGAAATAGTTCATTTTTAAAATTTGGCCAAGATTATTTCAATAGTTTTAATGCTGTAATTATTCCCAATAATAGACGATGGATATTCTATTCATACGATGAATTTAAAAAGAAAAATGGTAAAAAAATAATTTATCAACATGATTCGGAAAACTTAAAAATGAATATGGATAGTACTTCAATTGTTAATGAATGTCGATGTTTAGGGAAACCAATTGAAAATTCTAATCCACAAAAATATTCAGTTGATTTTATTTGGCGAAACCAGGATTCAATTGATAATTGGGGAATTCATCGTGGTGATGTTGTAAGTGATGAACGTTTTACGGATCAAAATAGTATGAGTGATTATGAGAATAAGCACCAACAAATTGAACCAAATATTACACTTGAAGTTTCTTCATTTAACCGCAAAGATTTTGATATGGGAGAAGAGATTTTACTAATGATTCCTAGTATAAAATGGTCTACTAAGGTTGTTTTGAATCATTATGAAAGAAATCCTTTTCTTGAATATGACGTGCCAGTCTTGCAATTTGATAATACAAATTTGTCTTTGCGGGATGTTAATGTTGCGTTGCATGATCAAATTGAGAACGTTAGAAATTCAACTACTTTAATGGGAATACAAGGTGATTATTCTAGCGATACAATGACCATTGATTTAACTGGAAAGTATATTGGAAAATTAACTTTAAATTTAAATGGAAATATTGTTTATGTGAGTTTTAATACTATATCTTTAATAGCTAATACAACATTAGTAACTGTTAAAACGCCATTTATTCCTAAAGAAAAACGTCAAGGAACATTCTATGCTAATAGTGATCAATTTTATATTGTGTCATATACAATTGATGTAAATGGAAATATTAATATTAATAGCATTAATACTTTAAGTGGTCAGAGTATCGATGAAATTTCTGATAAGGACAATTTAATCATATGTAGTTTTAATTATCTAATTTAA